The stretch of DNA caaaaaaaaaattgaatgtaatGGAGCCTCATGATCTTGTTTGACTAGCATATATTAGCACAAAGATTATCCTCCATATCAGCACAGAGATTAGCCTCTGAAAGCAATGGTGAATTAAAGGACACCAATTAGAGAAATTGAAAAGAGTAATAACATTTTTTAGTGGAGGTTTAAGAAATGAGTTGGATGTAGTGCAGGTGAGGATCGTTGTCACCTAACTTCACATCTCGACATAGTTAGAGTTACTAGTACCAACTTTACAATAAAAATCTTGGATAAGATTTCTATGAGCATCCCTTAGTAAACCACCACGAGTCGAGCTACCACTCCTCTTGTTGTGCGAGTCGTCAACATAGAAATTGTACTTACTATCTGATGAAGGTTTCTATTTAACAAGAACGTGAGACCTCTCCAAGCTGTGCTTAGTTTCAAGGGGTTCTCTAtcgaaattataaaaatattgtgaGGTGtgttttttgaaacaaaaatgttattcaaacacaaatatcaaacaaatatacaacatttatatacttttttgctttttttaatattttttgcatgtTTTGAATTGCATGTTGTGAAGGAAGAGAGAGAATGTGTCGTATTTTTGTCTACAAATTTGTGTTGATATATCACTCCTCTTTTTGAAAACGATATGACAATCGATTGATCACATGTCAACACATTGGATCTTTCTTTTCCATTACACCATTTGCACAACAATCAAATCACCTAAAAACAAACTTGGTCATTTTTTCCAAACAAATGCGACCCACAAAACAGAAAGGCGTGATAACAAGAATTATTTGAAGAAACACACGAACAAGAGTACACATCCAAAAGATAaatgattataattttcatCCTTCCCACATCTCCTCGAACATAATAATAgtgaatcaaaattcaaaacacaaCGAATGACCAAATTGTACTTAGtaaaaaattgttaagaaaaaaacatcaaaccgcacaatttttttaagaggctctaaattatttcaaatgatTGTTTTCATCACTAGAGATTCTGATGAAGTTATTCAAATGAACTTCGattaaaataaatcattcaaaaaaagttgaattaaaaCTAAACTTATCTctcaacaaaattttaaattactaaATCTAATTTTGTGGGAgcctaagggtctgtttggttcgaaatagaaggaggggaggggagggaaggggaggaattttaatggaggggaggggaagtgaggggaggggaggataatatttatgtttggttcaaaagagggggaggggaggggaggtgacagatttttactaaatatgtgtttggttcacaaggggATGGGAGGgattctaaaattaatttacttttttatccttgtcatctttacaaaatctcaacattttaaaattattcagtATTCACTacataaacaattaaatatgaaaattcaatAACCGAAAACTCCAGAAATAATCAAATGCAAAATtctaactaaattttttatgttcaaaaatattagagcacttctaaaatataatgtgtagaatatgaaaatatgtataaaacaatttattgatagttaattttcctaaaaaaacttgttgatagtttatatatatatgtatatgtgcAGTGCAATGAATtaaaaagtgttcattttattatatataaaaaaaaagtattcatccaaaaatgttgtaggataggtaaaaaataaaaacaagtatcttgtaaaaaaaagtacattaaaacaaaaaaaaaatagtaaaggtaaaaaataaacacaGGATGTTAGCAACGTAAAAAAAATGGCAACAAACAAATAACTTAGTatgatttaatataaattttaaaaggaaagttttggtattttgaaataaatatgaggataattatgtcaatgtaattaaaattataataattcatctctcctcacctcccctcccctccaaatccccccaatttggggggaaacaaaaattggtcattggaggaattttgctcacctcccctcccctcctctcccctcataaaatttgaaccaaacacaaaacatttaaaatatttcatcacctcccctcccctcccctccaaaaaccccgaaccaaacataccctaaagaTTAAAACAGAATatgtaaattattattaaattaaacatttgatttattttcctCCAAAAAGTAGCTTATTGGCTAAAAAATCCGGTTAAAGTTGAATAGAATAATGGAAAGttaatacacataaattgattAATAAGTGCCTacacaaaaaatattgataaataagaaataaaagatttttttctttttgacagaaaataaaagattaagCATCCATTTACTGACTCTGATTTCTATAATTTCTATAAACGAAGGTTGTTggttgagaggaagaagaaaacaGTGAGAGTGAGTGATCAACAAACAGTGAAATCACATACAAAAATGGAGATTGGGTTTTTGGGTTTGGGGATAATGGGCAAAGCTATGTCAATTAACCTTCTACGACATGGTTTCAAGGTTACTGTTTGGAACAGAACCCTCTCCAAGGTAGTATCTACTTTCTGCTATTATTCATTTCATTacactcttttatttttcaatatcatGCTCAATAATGGGATTCAAGAACAACCCTTTTATGGTTTTACACTGTTTTATTACAGTTCTTGTTAGAACTCatagatgagagaaaaaaaagtatagAAATGTTTAGAAAAGTAATTGtaagaattatttttacatGAAGAAGTAATAAGACTTATATAGCCAATGAGAATTACTAACTAgttaaactaactaactaactaactaattagGACTgattggattgacttatttgagtttatctactgacatGAGTTTAACTAACTAATcagcttatttgcagcttatgcataataagcgcttatgtatagaaaaagataaaataaatataaattgtttttatatatatatcccACGagatattttcataagctatattggagaaattatgaaaatttgttGACAAAAACTTAAGAAATTTGTAAtgagttgttttcataagttctcccaaacagtcACAAAGCTTATGCAAATAGATAGGCTCAAATAAGACAATCAAAATAGTCCTTTAGTCTAACTAATTAGTCTAATTAGTTAGCATCGTGACTAATGTTGTAACTAACTATTACATCTAATATGTTTTCTattgtgtatgtgtgtgtgtgtgtgagtttgtATGTAGAGCCTTGTGATAATTTGTTTGAATAATGTTTGTTTGTTATTCTAATTCCATGCATTTTTTGAAGCACCTTAGCCTAGCAGTCTATCTGGATTTATGTTTTTAAGTGGTATTAGGCATTTGGAAGATTTtgggtatgtttggattgacttatttgagcttNNNNNNNNNNNNNNNNNNNNNNNNNNNNNNNNNNNNNNNNNNNNNNNNNNACAGACGCATAAACACTAATGAGATTGTTTGGGGGAGGTTATTATGGAAACATCTTATGACATGTTTATGAACTCTTCATGATACCTTACggaaacagtttgactttattttatcttttcttattgaaatagcttatacatcaGTACTTATATAAAAAACGCTTATACTATACGTGCTTAATTAAGCTTGGTTTgggcttatttatttatgtaattagggcccgtttggctttggcttatttttgaggttatgaaaatagcttatgcaaataaataaatttgtatgttaattcataagttttcagttttcactaacaaaaattgtatttttataaactgttttttcataaactacctcgaaaagcttataataataatacataaaagattatttatttgcataagttgtttcgcataagctcaaaaacaacccaatccaaacgggcccttagttGCTTATAGTGTTTTAAAAAGCTTGTAAAATTAACTTATGATATGTCTGTAAACTATTTTCGGTTGCTTGTGCCGTCCCCTCTTTAATTTCTGTTCAACCCCAAATTCTTTATTTAGAGTGAAAGCAAATGTCAGGAATAATAATGCTTGGTTGGAACACTCTCTGACACATATTTTTCAATCCACTTTCTTTTATTcgttaaaattcatattcgagCCACATGATTTGTTGGAACCAATATGAACTTTAAACATTGAAAGAGAATGTGTTGAAAAGTGTATGTTagagagtgtgttgctagcacccCTCATGTCGGGAATGCAAATAGCTTTTCAATGAGTGTATCTAGATTCTGGATGCAAATAACTTTTGACTTTGGCTATGATGATAAACACTTGATTAATCCGTTTATCCAAACATCTAGAAAGTTTCAAATCAGTGGGAAGACCAATTTGTGTGATGAACTCGTGGCTCAGTTCTATACTTTTGATTTGAATAATCTGTTGGCGGCTCAGTTTACTGAACTATAATCTTAATATTAATATGTGTCTTTTGGAACCTCTGATTGTAGTGTGATGAACTCGTGGAGCATGGTGCTTCAGTTGGAGAAACACCTGCAGCTGTAGTCAAGAAATGCAAGTATACAATTGCAATGTTATCTGATCCTTCTGCTGCTTTGTCGGTCAGTGGCTACGGAATTTGTCTTTCAccaaacttatttattttttcatacttAAATTCTGTTTCGTTTTGAATTTGTTAGGTTGTGTTCGATAAGGATGGTGTACTTGAGCAAATTAATGGAAGAGGTTATATTGACATGTCGACAGTTGATGCCGAGACATCTATCAAGATATCTGAGGTTGGTATACTCTTCTGTTGCTGAAATGTATTTccacttaattttaaaaataaagaattcatTAAGATTTCTATGCTCTGTCTGGAAATTGTTTTTCTTGTGATTTATATAAAATCTAGTCATGCCTGAGGCTATTTTTCTTACATTTTCTATTGCTCGTTGTTATTAAAGAGTAACTTGTAAATGAAAAAGAGACTGCGATTTCTAATGTTGCAGGACATCTTTTTGAAATTGCACTTTtccatttttgtattttttttaatttgttttgttcctcAAGCCTCCAATATCTTCAATTTAAGTATCTTGTAGCTGGGAAATATTGCCAAAATCCTTCTCTCTTTTCCCTAGATTGTAATATGAATAAATTGAATTAAGCTAGTAGTTTACATGATCAAGACTCTTAAGTTTTAGTATTAACTATTAAGCATTGCTGATTAACTACCAATATGTGGCTGCGGtcattattttgaatttgaccATCGAAAGTTTCTGTTTTTAAGGAAGCCTAGTTTGCTGAGAAATCTATAATGGAGATTTATGTTTGGGCGAGGAATGCTTAAGTATGAAGTTAAGCTTTCTTAATTTTGAAAGCGAGAATTAAAAGACTATGTACTATATCATCTGCAGATTCTTGCcgtagatttttttaatatactaGTATGCTATTTTgttcaaaaagagaaaaatgttctGTATGTATGAACCAATGGTTCACTGTAGTATATATCTATGCTTATCCATGCTATAAGCTTAAGGTGGTATTTTGTGTTTTACATAATAATCGGCTTTTCAAATGGAAATAAGGCCGGCCTTACATATAAATTGCAACTGAAAGGCCTTCTTTTTACAGGCAATCAAAGCAAAAGGCGGTGACTTCCTTGAAGCTCCTGTTTCAGGTAGCAAGAAGCCGGCAGAAGATGGCCAACTAGTAATACTTGCTGCTGGCGACAAGGTATTTTTAATGTAAAAGATGTGGATAAATGTTATGTCATCTTGCTTGCATCTTGCTATGCTGCGCTTTTAACTATTTGGAGAATTGAATTGTTTAGACGTTTCCTCTTATCTGATATTGCGacattcattttatatttgtcATGAACATTAGAATATCTGATGATTTATACACTTGAATATTAGTGAGAGAGTGTTTTTGTGTTGTTATTCTCTCTCTTGCACTGCATTTATGCAGTGACAGTAGGTGATATTGAAAAACTATCAGTTATtcccttattatatatatagtagagaTGTAGAAATATGTTAATCATTTTGCTGGCATTTGAAGTGTTCTACTTGCCATAAAACACATGATAAATGCTTAATTAAGATGTTTATGGAAACATCCCCTTAATAGGTTGGAAATAGGTCCATTGGATTAGCACTGATGAGGGTTGTATCTCCTTAGGTTTCAAGTGTCATATTGAGGgaagaaattaaagaaacaCATGATAAAATCAATCTGTTAAGATTATGAAGTGAAGCTTAACCAAATAGACTAAACTGTAATGAATACAACAAAGACCACATGTATCCTAATTATTGTACATGATTTGTTTATCATATACAATGGATCTATGCATTTTTTACATACTTTGatttccaaattttataattgttgTCAACTGAAAGTAGTAACATAGTTATGACGTTGTGTTTTGTTGATACAAATGTATGAATACGTACTCTGATTCAGGTTCCTTGTTATTAACTGCCCTGTATTGAGGAAAATGAAAAACTACAGGCATGCATTGCATATATACTAAATTTCAGTGGTTGATTCAACTTATATATAGGCATTCTATGATGAAGCACTTCCAGCATTTGATGTACTTGGGAAGAAATCTTTCTTTCTCGGCGAGGTTGGAAATGGTGCAAAAATGAAACTTGTTGTCAACATGGTAATGGGAAGGTACTTTTCATCCCCGGTTTTCTCttctattcttttttatttggaaGTGAGAAGGTGGATTCCTCGCAGCTTCAATTTAGAGCATTTTATGAATCACTGAATCAGAAAACAAGAAAagtcttgtttggataaatagtTTAACTAAGTGCTTACcgtataagtgcttatgtataagttatttttataacaaaagataaaataaattagtcaaactattttcataagttatctcgtggagcttatgaaaatagcttacgGACATGTCatagcttatttccataagctctgcTTATCCTAGTAGATAAGCTCATATTAGTTGATCCAAACAGGCCTTTTAATCATTCAGATTGCATATTAGTGTATTACTTATTTGGTTTCAAGCCAGATTGCATGTCCTTAATTTCTGTCTTGTTCGGTAAAATAGTTATTCTCTTCTATCTCTGTTTCAGTATGATGAATGCTTTCTCTGAGGGACTGACACTTGCTGGAAGAAGTGGCTTGAACCCTAGCACACTTCTTGATGTGCTGGTAAGTTTACTGTGACGAGGAGGGTTCTTGTTAATGCCTTTTATTAACATTCTGAGAATATATGTGGTACTTTTTTTTTGCAGGATCTTGGTGCTATAAGTAACGGCATGTTTAAATTGAAAGGACCGACAATGCTTAAGAACAGTTACCCCCCTGCTTTTCCACTGAAACATCAGCAGAAGGACATGAGACTGGCTCTTGCCCTTGGAGATGAAAATGCTGTACCAATGCCTGTCGCGGCTGCAGCAAATGAGGTAATACTGTTTTTGTCTGTATGTGCACATATGTGTATATAGTGAAAGGACGTGTTTATGAGTTGAAAGTCATTTAATGGTCTAGTGACCATTTTAAAAAGTCACACGACTTTATgtttaaaatttctattttcagCACACATAGATAGATGGCCATTATTTACTCTTCTCGCACACACATATGACATATCTTTGCCAAAATATGTGATAATCAGAAAATGCTTCTTTAGTTTATTTGATTTCTATCTCAATGATTAATCATAACTAAGTCGTGAACAAATCACTAACTTGACTGCATCTAAATAAGTAACATGTTAGGACATAAGCTAAGCACATGAGGAGAGCCTAGCCCAAAAGACTAGCCCATTAGGTGGGAGAGTCTCATGGCTTAAGTACCACATTGAGCAATTTTATCTACTCAATGTGGGACTCCTAACAACGTGGTCACGCCCTTTAGAACCGACGTCCAGGACGGTTTTCACTCTATCGGAACTGACCCGATGGTAGCCCTTTCTTTTTCCGGCTTCACTCACCTGTCATTATTTGGTGGAGAAACCTTAATCTAGCTTATAGGTAGCCATTTATGTGGCTCAACTCTCAATGAAAGCACCAATTGTTAGAACTTAAGCATATAAGGAGGGCCCAACCCAAAAGACTAGTCCAATAGGTGGGAGAGTCTCATGGCTTAAGTACCACATTTAGCACTTTTATCTCTACTCAACGTGGGACTCCTAACACAACCCGTAAAAATGCCATGTTTATCAGTTAGCTGAGATCCTATTTTGATAAACAAATTATAACATGCAAGCTCTTGAGTGTGAAGTATCTGACTACAGCTCATGATTTTGAGTATTGAAACCAACAGCATTCAAGAACTTGCTGAAATATAGAAAAGTGAATTTTGCTAATCCGAATTTGTAAAGTGTAAAATCCCATAATAATATTCATCTTTTTTGCTACTTTTTCTGGTTGATTTTACAAAAAATGCATATTCAAATTTTTGCGCATTGgaagttgaaacttgaaatgtTGATGATACAAAAAGTATTAAGGAGTTAAAATCATTCAATTGTAGAATTTTTTTAACCTCATCAATTCCTTAAATAGTTGAACTTGTTTATTCactttttcattcattttggaTTAGTATTTCACAGTCCCATAAAATTAGCCAAATGATGAGACCTTATTTTCTTCTATGTTCAATGACTCAATCATATAAGTTTCACAAAGGGACTAAAGTTTGAACTCTATTTGTAGGCATTCAAGAAAGCCAGAAGCATGGGATTAGGAGACCTTGATTTTTCAGCTGTCCATGAGACTCTGCAATGAAGCTCATGAACATTCATCATTGACATGATTACTTTCTGAATCGATTGAACTACTATTATGAGCAACAACAGCATGATCTAAACCATATATGTATGAAATAGCTTTTTAAGCATAGTTCACTACTATACTCTCTTATTTGAATGTATTTATGAATTTTGGCTTCTACAGCACAACATGAAATTATAATATGCTAGCACATGGATTTGGTTCAACCTGTTGTTGCAGTGGATTTTATTGATCATATGTTTGCCGACATAAATGTTTTTAGACCATGTACACGGTATAACTGAGTCGCTATCACACTGATGTAATTTGATTCCTCTTTACACATGCGCGTGCATACTTACGCAAGTGATTATGCCTACATGAACACGTAAGTGATTTTGCACTACATATTACTATTCACTAACCCGCCAAATAAGCATATTTTAAACCTGCTTAATTTGCAAATTTCATGTACTCTTGCTTGAAGAAAACGTCTTTGAGCGGAATATTTGCCAACTGCTTTACCAGTTCATACCTGACCAGTAAGATTTAGCAACTATTGAAGTTTCTACTCAAAGTCACAATGAacacttatttttatatttacatCATGGTGTTAATtagtgttcattttatttttatataattattattacactATATGCTTCCGTTTACTTGgtgaaaacattttctattttttttttttttttttttatatgatttggAAATATTTTCACCATGTATTTGTGCTTCCACTTGTGTAAGcatataatgtaatgtaattttttttatatattcgaaaataaaaagtgtatcagaaacagaaattcttatttttgttgCGTCTCTTATTACCTATTTTATCTAGTCTCATAACCAATttctaaatcaaataaaaaataactaaagTTGTTTAATTAAATCCTTATTTTTTAGCGAATCAAACCCCACCAATGTAACATTGGCAATGTTACATAATCATCCAATTcgtttatatgatataaaaaaaaggcaaatgctaaatagtgcccccggagCACtatttaagcccttaaatagtaagttttttataaaatttttatcggaatgcgtaaagtcaacacattggaaattgtagtgtttaactttttgaataaaaaatttctttaaatggaatgcttaaagagtgccggGGCACTCGTTAGGAAGaccgtaaaaaaaattgtagattTGATCTTAACTACTGTAATTggtagacaaaaaaataaaaataattaacattgtttccttttttgtttGAAGAAAAGTCAATAGTAGATACCGTGAAAACACCGCCAACTGTGTATTTATTATGAGTTAGGACAAACCGAACAACTGAACAAAGAAAGGAAGGAAGGTGATATTCATTCGCaatattctctctctctctctctctctctctctctctctccattttcAACACAAAAATTCAGAGAGTAATGGACGAACATGACGCTGATTGCAATTTCAATCACTGATCATCAAACAGAGGATGTCACAACAAGCTGCTCAAGTCTCTTATTGGTAATTCTTTCATTTCATACCCctcaattcattttttattattctcAATTATGTAATAATCTGGGTTTTCATTCTTTTTgcctattatttttatttttgttgcttGATTGATTGCATAATTTTGTATGGTTGTTAATGTTTTACACACATGTATTGacaataaagttttattttttcggTGGATTGTAATTTTACTCACTATGTCTTGTCTgcttggataaacaacttatttagcttataagtgtttatgtaaaAGCtcgcataaactatttttatagcaaaatattcaatataaattgttttcataagctatataaGAGAACttattatgaaaataagctgaaaaacaCGTATGAAAATTGcattaagttgttttcataagttcttccaaacaatgtcacaaaacttatgctagtaaataaactcaaataagttgaTCCAAACTGACCCTGTCcgtgaacttttttttttctctttttcttgtgTTTTGTATGGTTGGTTTTAGTTGGTTACTTCTTTAGTCATGTTTGTTTGCATCATTAGGTTTTGAAGATTATCTGGTTGTcatttacttttttgtttttgacccTTGTGTTTGTATTTTCTAGTTCCTTTTTTGTGCCATGGATTTTAAGATTTAGAATCAAAATCTTGCAATTTATTGGTTGAAGAGTTGATTTTTGGTTTCAAAATATTGACTTTTAGGAGGTTAAGGATGGACAGAATCGTAAAAATGGAGACTCTAGCACTTTTATGGAGTGTGTGTTTGGTATCATGGTGGGTTTTCTGAAATCACGGTGATTTTGCAAAATCATGATGGGCCATCGTGAATTTAACAAAcccaccgtgataccaaacatgcaCATTAGGGGGCATGAAGAAATAACGAAAATTTTCTTGTCAATCTATTCTGCATAGAGCATCACTCAGGATGCTGAATTTATCTGACTTGACATGGGATGGTGTTCTTACCTTTCATGcgtatttttgaaaaatcatggcatatttttatcttttactcTATAATTTTGTATGTATTAATTGTGTTTTGAGATTTTGGTGTCCACTGCAGCTGTGGCTCTTGTGGATACCCTCTGAACTTGACATCTTCAAATCGAATCACATCTAACATTGCATCTGAATACCAAAAGTCTGTTAAGAAAGGGTCAATCTCCTTTTCTTCCGTTGATCTGAGCCGTTTTACACAGGTTGATGAAATAAACTGTCTTCCACTCGCATGGTTGTATCCTTCAAAGACTAAACTGCTTTGCCGTAAATGTGGAGTTCATATtggttatggttatggcggAGAATCGCACACGCTTTGTGGATGTGAGCCTTCCATTTCACCTGGCTCTCTGACAAAATTCACCGTAAAGATTCGCTCATTACAACCTTCTTCAGAAGAGTCTTGAAAAGGTTGACATGGAAGATCTTTCAAAAATTGGTGCTAGCTCCATCATGCACCTACCGGATGACTGCCTTACTATTATTTTCCGTGCTTTGGATTGTCCTACTGATCGTGAATCATTTGGCTTGACTTGCCGCCGATGGCTCCATATTCAAAATTTCAACCGTCGATCACTGCAATTTGTGTGTTCGTTCAATATACTACATCCTTCATCTTTCTTGACAAAAAGTCTTGATGTTCAAACAGTCCATCTCCATAGGTTGCTGAGGCGCTTTCAACATTTAGAGTCTTTATCTCTATGTGGTTGCGCGGAGCTCAATGATTCAGGATTAACCCGTTTGATAAGCTACGGTTCAAATTTACAAAATCTTAATCTGGATTGTTGTTTTAAAGTCACTAACTACGGGTTATCCCTGGTTGCATCTGGTTGTCACTTATTGACAACAATTAGTCTCTATCGGTGTCTTGGCATTACTGATGAAGGATTAGATACTTTAGCCACTGCTTGCCTATCTCTGAAATATGTAAACCTCTCATACTGCTCAAAAATATCCGACAAAGGGTTGAAAGCTCTTACTCAGCGGTGTCGCCAGCTTCAGGCCGTTAACATATCACACTGTGAGAGTATAAGCGGCGTTGGCTTCAAAGGGTGTTCAAAATCTCTCACCTATGTAGAGGCCGAGTCTTGTAAGCTTAACCTGGAAGGGGTGACAGGAATTATTAGTGGTGGTGGTATAGAGTATCTAGACGTATCTTGTTTAAGTTGGTCTCCTTTAGGAGATCCCTTACATGGAATAAGTTTTTCCTCAAGCCTCAAAATCCTCAACTTTCGAATGTGCAGAACTGTTGCCAATAGTTCTATTATTGCAATAGCCATGGGATGTAAACTACTCGAAGAATGGAACTTAGCATTATGTCATGAGGTGAGGATATCTGGATGGCAAGCAGTGGGGTATTATTGCCAGAATTTGAAGAAACTGCATGTTAATCGATGCCGCAATCTCAATGATAATGGCTTACAGGCATTACGAGACGGTTGCAAAAGTCTCTCCATTTTGTACATGAATGGTTGTGTTCACGTCACGCCTTTTGCATTAGAGGTATTCAAGTCTCACAGAGCCAATGTTTGCATAAAGGAAGTAGAGGTAATGTGCATAAGTCCTTACTTCCCATTCAGATGATACTCTCTCTAGAGGAAGGTTTGCATACAGCTGAGTGTTTATGATCAGTTGTTTGAAGAGATCTTGATTTGTATAAAATGTACTTTTAAACTTGTGGTTGCTTCTATATGTTATACATTATTATGTAGATGCTACCATCTATATATAGATTATCACATGTCATAATAATTCTGGTATTGGATGGAGGTTGAGGTACATTAGTATTGTTATTTGTACTCCTCACTGGAATAATACATACTGTAATTTTAAGAACAACTATTCATAGATCATCTACCCTTCCAAGCTAATATTAAACATATCTTTCTTattataagttagttcaactgctaatttgTTTTGGGAGTCTCTAAAGAGGAGAGTGACTTCTCTCTCATGTGGCAACAAAACTGGAGATTATAATGTGGACAAATCATAagcctaaattttattttataagaaatcaatgacttcaattaaaaatagaaaacttgATGTCATTTTAGGTCTTTACTATTTTTCATCTCTTTCAAAGCAAATTCGTCGCCTATACTCATCAACCAGATATGCCATTGCCAAAAATGGTACAAGAAGGCTTCTTAGTTGCGAGGTGACAAAGGCAGTAGCCTTGCAAGTTGCAATTGCCTATACCACCCATGGAAGTGTGAGGTGGTCGGGTTCTCGTGTTAGCATGGTTGTGAAATACTAGGATTCCCACCCGTTCGTAGAACAAATTacttatatgatttatttatatataatatcgATAGTTTATACTATAGAGTGGATCATTAAGTTGGACAGACTAATAATGTGATTTTTCTTTCTACTTTCGCATGATATAGTGAAATCTCAGAGTTACCCATATAAGCTTATCGGTGAGTGAGTGTCACAAACATATAAGCATAGTTG from Trifolium pratense cultivar HEN17-A07 linkage group LG5, ARS_RC_1.1, whole genome shotgun sequence encodes:
- the LOC123883135 gene encoding F-box/LRR-repeat protein 12, which translates into the protein MEDLSKIGASSIMHLPDDCLTIIFRALDCPTDRESFGLTCRRWLHIQNFNRRSLQFVCSFNILHPSSFLTKSLDVQTVHLHRLLRRFQHLESLSLCGCAELNDSGLTRLISYGSNLQNLNLDCCFKVTNYGLSLVASGCHLLTTISLYRCLGITDEGLDTLATACLSLKYVNLSYCSKISDKGLKALTQRCRQLQAVNISHCESISGVGFKGCSKSLTYVEAESCKLNLEGVTGIISGGGIEYLDVSCLSWSPLGDPLHGISFSSSLKILNFRMCRTVANSSIIAIAMGCKLLEEWNLALCHEVRISGWQAVGYYCQNLKKLHVNRCRNLNDNGLQALRDGCKSLSILYMNGCVHVTPFALEVFKSHRANVCIKEVEVMCISPYFPFR
- the LOC123883134 gene encoding glyoxylate/succinic semialdehyde reductase 1-like, which produces MEIGFLGLGIMGKAMSINLLRHGFKVTVWNRTLSKCDELVEHGASVGETPAAVVKKCKYTIAMLSDPSAALSVVFDKDGVLEQINGRGYIDMSTVDAETSIKISEAIKAKGGDFLEAPVSGSKKPAEDGQLVILAAGDKAFYDEALPAFDVLGKKSFFLGEVGNGAKMKLVVNMVMGSMMNAFSEGLTLAGRSGLNPSTLLDVLDLGAISNGMFKLKGPTMLKNSYPPAFPLKHQQKDMRLALALGDENAVPMPVAAAANEAFKKARSMGLGDLDFSAVHETLQ